In one Streptomyces sp. NBC_01241 genomic region, the following are encoded:
- a CDS encoding M23 family metallopeptidase, translating into MNDQHPHAGFAGYDSQATGSFDSDPLFGSLPGHYDGAYDSGYDTQQAGYSGQYDSTQWDTGAHPTTAYDTYAPYAAQPEQQYAAGPTYDTTTTWATAATATFAGVPAQGGAPDATGQWETNGWHQTGQWATTGTAVHDTGAYDATAWNTGATPEHEEQTAQTTQTAQVLHEAPAAHKAYDAHLPYDPYAPYEAHRTAEFSLPETGFDTNGHETTAEAAEVSEAAEVSEAAEVSEATGDDKTAAATRDTAHPDTADAAPDAHRPLGRSVTRGTGGRSRRRSPAKRSALLTVAVPSACVMSVAGIAAASVGGLGGEDKKDDSTTTMAAADPGSAKSVAANHKLDTQLANLRADAENFGDRVSRTQERIDLRERQAAEKKKREEEAARKEALRPKYVMPVAEHGLSAYFGQAGVNWMSVHTGIDFPVWYGTPVMAATDGTVRTQWNSAYGNMAIVTMADGTETWYCHLSSTRIRSGSVKAGDVIAYSGKSGNSTGPHLHFEVRPGGGAAIDPLPWLRSHGVNPT; encoded by the coding sequence GTGAACGACCAGCACCCCCACGCCGGGTTCGCCGGATACGACAGCCAAGCCACCGGCAGCTTCGACAGCGATCCGCTCTTCGGTTCCCTCCCCGGTCACTACGACGGCGCGTACGACAGCGGCTACGACACCCAGCAGGCCGGATACAGCGGCCAGTACGACTCCACGCAGTGGGACACGGGCGCGCACCCGACCACCGCGTACGACACCTACGCCCCGTACGCGGCACAGCCCGAGCAGCAGTACGCCGCAGGCCCGACGTACGACACCACAACCACCTGGGCCACCGCCGCCACCGCCACCTTCGCCGGCGTTCCGGCACAGGGCGGCGCCCCGGACGCCACGGGCCAGTGGGAAACCAACGGCTGGCACCAGACCGGCCAGTGGGCGACTACCGGCACGGCCGTCCACGACACCGGCGCGTACGACGCCACCGCCTGGAACACCGGCGCCACGCCCGAACACGAAGAGCAAACCGCGCAAACCACCCAAACCGCACAGGTGTTGCACGAGGCGCCAGCGGCACACAAGGCGTACGACGCACACCTTCCGTACGACCCGTACGCCCCGTACGAGGCCCACCGCACCGCCGAGTTCAGCCTCCCGGAGACGGGCTTCGACACCAACGGGCACGAAACCACGGCCGAAGCCGCCGAAGTTTCCGAAGCCGCCGAAGTTTCCGAAGCCGCCGAAGTTTCCGAAGCCACCGGCGACGACAAGACCGCCGCCGCGACCCGCGACACAGCGCACCCCGACACCGCCGACGCCGCCCCCGATGCCCACCGCCCCCTCGGCCGCTCCGTCACCCGCGGCACCGGCGGCCGTAGCCGGCGGCGTTCTCCCGCGAAGCGTTCCGCGCTCCTCACCGTCGCCGTTCCTTCCGCCTGTGTGATGAGCGTGGCCGGTATCGCCGCGGCCTCCGTCGGCGGACTGGGCGGCGAGGACAAGAAGGACGACAGCACGACCACGATGGCGGCCGCCGACCCCGGCTCGGCCAAATCGGTCGCCGCCAACCACAAGCTGGACACCCAGCTCGCCAACCTCAGGGCCGACGCAGAGAACTTCGGCGACCGCGTCAGCCGTACCCAGGAACGCATCGATCTGCGCGAACGGCAGGCCGCCGAGAAGAAGAAGCGCGAGGAAGAGGCCGCCCGCAAGGAGGCGTTGCGCCCCAAGTACGTGATGCCCGTCGCGGAGCACGGCCTCAGCGCGTACTTCGGCCAGGCGGGCGTCAACTGGATGTCCGTGCACACGGGCATCGACTTCCCCGTCTGGTACGGCACGCCCGTGATGGCCGCGACCGACGGCACCGTACGCACCCAGTGGAACAGCGCCTACGGGAACATGGCCATCGTCACCATGGCCGACGGGACCGAGACCTGGTACTGCCACCTCAGCAGCACCAGGATCCGCTCGGGCTCGGTCAAGGCCGGCGACGTCATCGCGTACTCCGGCAAGTCCGGGAACTCGACCGGCCCGCACCTGCACTTCGAGGTGCGACCCGGTGGCGGTGCGGCGATAGACCCGCTCCCCTGGCTCCGCAGCCACGGCGTCAACCCGACCTGA
- a CDS encoding esterase/lipase family protein, which yields MQILPFPPQLLRRPCPCPTRLPSALVKATVLELVVLAGHVLLYPTGIAGERRPAPRPAGPPAGTSPARTPALPAEGSERPPVVLLHGFIDNRSVFVLLRRSLARHGRHHLESLNYSPLTCDIRTAAELLGRHVEEICTRTGHHEVDIVGHSLGGLIARYYVQRLGGDQRVRTLVTLGTPHGGTAVAPLASAHPIVRQMRTGSAPIEELRRPAPGCRTRFVSFWSEQDRVIVPAEAACIDHPDLDALNVRVSGIGHLALPVHPTVASAIRQALESGASSTETAGTSGARGDSEAGGAA from the coding sequence ATGCAGATCCTGCCCTTCCCACCGCAACTGCTGCGCCGGCCGTGTCCGTGCCCCACCCGGCTGCCGTCCGCACTGGTCAAGGCCACCGTGCTCGAACTGGTGGTTCTCGCCGGGCACGTACTCCTGTACCCCACCGGCATCGCCGGGGAGCGGCGGCCCGCGCCACGCCCGGCCGGACCACCCGCCGGTACCTCGCCCGCCCGGACCCCGGCCCTGCCCGCCGAGGGCAGCGAGCGGCCGCCCGTCGTGCTCCTGCACGGTTTCATCGACAACCGTTCGGTCTTCGTCCTGCTCCGCCGCTCCCTCGCCCGGCACGGCCGGCACCATCTGGAGTCGCTCAACTACTCGCCGCTGACCTGCGACATCCGTACGGCGGCCGAGCTGCTCGGGCGGCACGTCGAGGAGATCTGCACCCGCACCGGACACCATGAGGTCGACATCGTCGGGCACAGCCTCGGCGGTCTGATCGCGCGCTACTACGTGCAGCGACTGGGCGGTGACCAGCGGGTCCGCACCCTGGTCACGCTCGGCACGCCGCACGGGGGCACGGCCGTCGCCCCGCTGGCCAGCGCTCACCCCATCGTGCGCCAGATGCGTACGGGCTCCGCGCCCATCGAGGAGCTACGCAGACCGGCGCCCGGCTGCCGCACCCGGTTCGTGAGCTTCTGGAGCGAACAGGACCGGGTGATCGTCCCCGCCGAGGCGGCCTGCATCGACCATCCGGATCTCGACGCCCTGAACGTACGCGTCAGCGGCATCGGCCATCTCGCGCTCCCGGTGCACCCGACCGTCGCCAGCGCGATCCGGCAGGCACTGGAATCCGGCGCATCATCGACCGAAACCGCAGGAACTTCCGGAGCCAGGGGAGATTCCGAGGCCGGAGGAGCTGCCTGA
- a CDS encoding cobalamin B12-binding domain-containing protein gives MGVTGPIRVVVAKPGLDGHDRGAKVIARALRDAGMEVIYTGLHQTPEQIVDTAIQEDADAIGLSILSGAHNTLFAKVIELLKEREAEDIKVFGGGIIPEADIAPLKEQGVAAIFTPGATTASIVDWVNANVRHPAEA, from the coding sequence ATGGGTGTGACCGGTCCGATCCGTGTGGTGGTGGCCAAGCCGGGCCTGGACGGCCATGATCGCGGGGCCAAGGTGATCGCGCGGGCGCTGCGCGACGCCGGTATGGAGGTCATCTACACCGGGCTCCACCAGACGCCCGAGCAGATCGTGGACACCGCGATTCAGGAGGATGCCGACGCGATCGGCCTCTCGATCCTCTCCGGCGCGCACAACACGCTCTTCGCCAAGGTGATCGAGCTCTTGAAGGAGCGCGAGGCGGAGGACATCAAGGTCTTCGGCGGCGGCATCATCCCGGAGGCGGACATCGCACCGCTGAAGGAGCAGGGCGTCGCGGCGATCTTCACCCCGGGTGCGACGACGGCGTCGATCGTCGACTGGGTCAACGCAAACGTCCGCCACCCCGCGGAAGCCTGA
- a CDS encoding DUF5691 domain-containing protein: MPHTITPAPWEELVTAALLGTDRRPVEGNDGPAGLLDAAALHTVRRRAGLLPAPAAPRPGPAPVDPRPPLPTAARRRLAQLLADRSAAGGSGGRRGTAPDLTELIPQWLATANQHGFRAPAALLPPLLDAARSRTDLRPQALVFAGPRGLWLAGLNPEWKFALRGSSGGSLLPDVTDSEAVARLWEEGLFAERVALLGAVRAHDSAQALALLATTWSTERAEDRLMFLDSLRAGLSAVDETFLEQALSDRSRNVRSTAAELLSALPESAFAGRMAARAMSCVSPDLADDGVSVAVEAPHECDAAMERDGVVAVPPSGRGERSWWFGQLVEATPLATWPARFGGRTAQEIVALPVADGWAEELHAAWCRAAVRQRDPEWARALLGAPSVPPSTGPGPASLAERSELLALLPAAERGAWVAAFIAAHGLSEAFQLLGVCPTPWSEPLGRSVVDALDIARDAGSYPWSFSGVMGLAERCLNPAEADRLEVLTTTPDEPENASPGANGYWSEAFQRLVSTLRLRAAMDLELIPG; the protein is encoded by the coding sequence ATGCCTCACACCATCACACCCGCGCCATGGGAAGAGCTCGTCACTGCGGCGCTCCTGGGCACCGACCGCCGGCCTGTGGAGGGAAACGACGGACCGGCCGGGCTGCTGGACGCGGCTGCGCTGCACACCGTGCGGCGCAGAGCGGGACTGCTGCCCGCCCCCGCCGCCCCCCGGCCCGGGCCGGCGCCCGTCGACCCCAGGCCGCCGCTGCCCACGGCCGCGCGGCGCAGACTGGCCCAGTTGCTCGCGGACCGGTCGGCAGCGGGCGGCTCGGGTGGTCGGCGCGGTACGGCCCCCGATCTCACGGAACTGATCCCGCAGTGGCTGGCCACCGCCAATCAGCACGGCTTCCGGGCCCCGGCCGCGCTGCTCCCGCCCCTGCTCGACGCGGCCAGATCCCGTACCGATCTGCGGCCGCAGGCCCTGGTCTTCGCCGGGCCGCGCGGGCTGTGGCTGGCCGGGCTGAACCCCGAGTGGAAGTTCGCGCTGCGCGGGTCGTCCGGCGGCTCGCTGCTGCCCGACGTCACGGATTCGGAAGCAGTCGCCCGGCTGTGGGAAGAGGGCCTGTTCGCCGAACGGGTCGCCCTGCTCGGGGCCGTACGGGCACACGATTCCGCGCAAGCGCTCGCGCTCCTCGCCACCACATGGTCCACCGAGCGCGCCGAAGACCGGCTGATGTTCCTCGACTCACTGCGCGCGGGGCTGTCCGCCGTGGACGAGACCTTCCTGGAACAGGCCCTCTCCGACCGCAGCCGCAATGTCCGCTCGACGGCTGCCGAACTGCTGTCCGCGCTGCCGGAGTCGGCGTTCGCCGGACGGATGGCGGCCCGCGCGATGTCCTGCGTGAGCCCGGACCTCGCGGACGACGGCGTCTCTGTCGCCGTGGAGGCCCCGCACGAATGCGACGCCGCGATGGAGCGCGACGGCGTGGTGGCGGTGCCGCCGTCCGGGCGGGGCGAACGGTCCTGGTGGTTCGGCCAGTTGGTGGAGGCCACCCCGCTCGCCACCTGGCCGGCCCGGTTCGGCGGGCGCACCGCGCAGGAGATCGTCGCCCTGCCGGTGGCCGACGGCTGGGCCGAGGAACTGCACGCCGCCTGGTGCCGGGCAGCGGTGCGCCAGCGGGATCCGGAGTGGGCCCGCGCACTGCTCGGCGCTCCCTCCGTCCCTCCATCGACCGGACCGGGCCCGGCGTCGCTCGCCGAGCGGTCGGAGCTCCTCGCCCTGCTTCCGGCGGCCGAACGGGGCGCATGGGTGGCCGCCTTCATCGCGGCGCACGGACTGTCGGAAGCGTTCCAGCTACTCGGGGTCTGCCCGACCCCCTGGTCCGAACCGCTCGGCCGCTCGGTCGTCGACGCCCTGGACATCGCCCGGGACGCGGGCAGCTACCCCTGGAGCTTCAGCGGCGTGATGGGCCTGGCCGAACGCTGCCTGAACCCGGCCGAGGCAGACCGCCTGGAAGTTCTCACCACCACCCCGGACGAACCGGAAAACGCCTCACCGGGTGCGAACGGCTACTGGTCGGAGGCCTTCCAACGACTGGTCTCCACACTGCGGCTGCGCGCGGCGATGGACCTGGAACTGATACCGGGCTGA
- a CDS encoding SWIM zinc finger family protein → MLLSQGEPLRTAAPAARWTVEQVLALAPDEASRRAGSKLGSTGPWSGGGCDGSGAVWGLCKGSGSKPYQTVVDTTGPAYKCSCPSRKFPCKHALGLLLVWASGESALPTGEVPDWTGEWLTGRRKRAAEKEGKDGPAAGGASATGPADPEAARRRAERRAERITGGAQELEQRLTDLLRGGLAAADQSGYGLWEETAARMVDAQAPGLAARVRELGSIPASGPGWPARLLEECALLHLLDSAWLGISRLPEPLAATVRTRVGLTASAEGPPIRDKWLVLAQYDTPDGKIVTRRIWLHGRDSGRAAMLLSFGAAGRSPGLALPVGVTIDAEITPYPGMGRLRAELGRQFGVPSPAGTPPPGGTVAAAIAAYGHALRDDPWLDTWPVTLHEVIPVPSGNGWQLVDAAGEAALPLAPSALSRPGLWKLVALSGGSPVTVFGECGHRGLDPLAAWSADGDGAAGSAGISSADTASGTVRLI, encoded by the coding sequence ATGCTGCTATCTCAGGGAGAACCCTTGCGTACCGCCGCCCCGGCGGCGCGCTGGACGGTGGAGCAGGTACTGGCCCTGGCTCCTGACGAGGCATCGCGCAGGGCGGGGAGCAAGCTCGGTTCGACCGGTCCTTGGTCGGGCGGTGGATGCGACGGTTCGGGCGCGGTGTGGGGGCTGTGCAAGGGAAGCGGAAGCAAGCCGTATCAAACGGTGGTCGACACCACCGGCCCTGCGTACAAGTGCAGTTGTCCCAGCAGGAAGTTTCCGTGCAAGCACGCGCTGGGCCTGCTGCTGGTCTGGGCGTCCGGCGAATCGGCCCTGCCCACGGGCGAGGTTCCGGACTGGACCGGCGAGTGGCTGACGGGCCGTCGCAAGCGCGCGGCGGAGAAGGAGGGGAAGGACGGGCCGGCTGCGGGCGGCGCCTCGGCCACGGGCCCGGCCGACCCGGAGGCCGCCCGGCGCCGTGCCGAGCGCCGGGCCGAGCGGATCACCGGCGGAGCACAGGAACTCGAGCAGCGGCTGACGGACCTGCTGCGCGGCGGCCTGGCGGCGGCCGATCAATCGGGGTACGGGCTGTGGGAGGAGACGGCGGCCCGCATGGTCGATGCCCAGGCGCCCGGACTGGCCGCCCGGGTAAGGGAATTGGGGTCCATTCCCGCGTCCGGGCCGGGCTGGCCGGCACGACTGCTGGAGGAGTGCGCGCTGCTGCATCTACTGGACAGCGCCTGGCTGGGAATCAGCCGGCTGCCGGAACCGCTGGCGGCCACGGTGCGTACCCGGGTGGGGCTGACCGCCTCCGCCGAGGGCCCACCGATCCGCGACAAGTGGCTGGTCCTCGCACAATACGACACCCCGGACGGCAAGATCGTCACGCGCCGGATCTGGCTCCACGGCAGGGACTCGGGCCGCGCGGCGATGCTGCTCTCGTTCGGGGCTGCCGGGCGCTCCCCCGGGCTGGCACTGCCTGTGGGGGTCACGATCGACGCCGAGATCACGCCCTATCCGGGCATGGGCCGGCTACGGGCGGAGCTGGGCCGGCAGTTCGGTGTCCCGTCCCCGGCAGGCACGCCACCTCCGGGGGGCACGGTGGCGGCCGCGATCGCCGCGTACGGGCATGCCCTGCGGGACGACCCGTGGCTCGACACCTGGCCGGTGACGCTGCACGAGGTCATACCCGTGCCGTCCGGGAACGGCTGGCAACTGGTCGACGCGGCGGGCGAGGCAGCCCTGCCCCTCGCTCCGTCCGCGCTGTCCCGGCCCGGGCTGTGGAAGCTCGTCGCGCTCTCCGGCGGCTCTCCGGTCACGGTTTTCGGCGAATGCGGCCACCGTGGTCTCGACCCGCTCGCGGCCTGGTCCGCGGACGGGGACGGCGCCGCAGGCAGCGCCGGTATCAGCAGCGCCGATACGGCGTCCGGGACTGTGCGGCTCATCTGA
- a CDS encoding ATP-binding protein has protein sequence MTVSETTATDGVEALRPHAEDAFAHELKALVAADDRPRPARWQLSPWAVATYLLGGTLPDGTVITPKYVGPRRLVEVAVTTLATDRALLLLGVPGTAKTWVSEHLAAAVSGDSTLLVQGTAGTPEEAIRYGWNYAQLLAHGPSRDALVPSPLMRAMSDGMTARIEELTRIPADVQDSLITILSEKTLPVPELGQEVQAVRGFNVIATANDRDRGVNELSSALRRRFNTVVLPLPETPDAEVDIVSRRVAQMGRSLDLPAAPDGLAEIRRVVTVFRELRDGVTTDGRTKLKSPSGTLSTAEAISVVTNGLALAAHFGDGVLRPGDVAAGILGAVVRDPAADRVVWQEYVETVVRERDGWKDFYRACREVSA, from the coding sequence ATGACCGTGTCCGAGACCACCGCCACCGATGGCGTTGAGGCCCTGCGCCCGCATGCCGAGGACGCCTTCGCCCACGAGCTGAAGGCCCTCGTCGCGGCCGACGACCGTCCGCGGCCCGCCCGTTGGCAGCTGTCCCCGTGGGCCGTCGCCACCTATCTGCTCGGCGGCACACTGCCGGACGGCACGGTGATCACGCCCAAGTACGTCGGCCCGCGCCGCCTCGTCGAAGTCGCCGTGACCACACTCGCCACCGACCGCGCCCTGCTGCTCCTCGGCGTCCCCGGCACCGCCAAGACCTGGGTGTCCGAACATCTCGCGGCCGCCGTCAGCGGTGACTCGACACTGCTCGTCCAAGGCACGGCAGGCACCCCGGAGGAGGCCATCCGTTACGGGTGGAACTACGCCCAGTTGCTCGCGCACGGGCCCAGCCGTGACGCCCTCGTGCCCAGCCCGCTCATGCGCGCCATGTCCGACGGCATGACCGCGCGGATCGAGGAACTCACCCGCATCCCCGCCGATGTGCAGGACTCGCTCATCACGATCCTCTCGGAGAAGACGCTCCCCGTTCCCGAGCTGGGGCAGGAGGTCCAGGCGGTCCGGGGTTTCAACGTCATCGCCACCGCCAACGACCGCGACCGCGGGGTCAACGAGTTGTCCAGCGCACTGCGCCGCCGGTTCAACACCGTCGTGCTGCCGCTGCCGGAGACCCCCGATGCCGAGGTCGACATCGTCTCCCGGCGCGTCGCCCAGATGGGGCGCTCGCTCGACCTCCCGGCCGCGCCCGACGGCCTGGCCGAGATCCGGCGGGTCGTCACCGTCTTCCGTGAACTGCGCGACGGCGTCACCACCGACGGCCGCACCAAACTCAAGTCCCCCTCGGGGACGCTGTCGACGGCCGAGGCGATCTCCGTCGTCACCAACGGCCTGGCACTGGCCGCGCACTTCGGGGACGGCGTGCTGCGCCCCGGTGACGTGGCGGCGGGCATCCTCGGCGCGGTCGTCCGCGACCCCGCGGCCGACCGGGTGGTCTGGCAGGAGTACGTGGAGACCGTCGTCCGGGAGCGGGACGGGTGGAAGGACTTCTACCGCGCCTGCCGCGAGGTATCCGCATGA
- a CDS encoding DUF5682 family protein produces MTRATPPGGPLLLGVRHHGPGSARAVRAALDAARPRAVLIEGPPEGDALLPLAADEQMRPPVALLAHAVDDPGQVAFWPLAAFSPEWVAIRWALAHDVPVRFIDLPAANSLAMTREAERQDDPDGNGNGNGEGEERGDGEGAGEAGSGTLAGGSPARAPIDPIGVLAETAGYDDPEAWWEDVVEHRTQDGEAADPRAPFAALAEAMTALREVYGDGGHPRDTAREAYMRIQLRKAAKEFGEDIAVVCGAWHVPALGTRTTLAADRALLKGLPKVKTELTWVPWSHRRLARHSGYGAGIDSPGWYGHLFDAADRPIERWMTKVAGLLRDEDRFVSSAHVIEAVRLAETLAALRGRPLAGLSETTDAIRAVMGEGSDVPLALVRDRLIVGETLGEVPDTAPAVPLQRDLTRQQRTLRLKPEALERELELDLRKDTDAARSRLLHRLRILAVGWGESATGRASTGTFRESWRLRWEPELYVQVAEAGTWGTTVLSAATAKAEFQATSATGLAEVTALAEQCLLAELPDALPVVMTALADRAALDADVGHLADALPALARTLRYGDVRSTDTAALGGVAAGLAERICVGLPPACTGLDADGAAELRRRVDGVHTAIGLLGEAVRTDTDGDGLRERWTAVLHKLAARDTVAGVIRGRAARLLLDEGRLAEDEAARLMGLALSPGTPPPDAAAWIEGFVGGTAGGGMLLVHDERLLGLVDAWLTGVPADTFADVLPLLRRTFSVYEAGVRRTLGELVRRGPAAGGPAAGADGTTAAVPGFGPGLDGARADAVVPVLRLLLGLDTGTGTGTGTGTGTGTGTDAHMHTVIGTGTGTGTGTGTGTGTGTGVGVGVGTDTNPVPGGVHPGERAENVKEPEPLGATG; encoded by the coding sequence ATGACCCGGGCCACGCCGCCCGGCGGACCGCTGCTGCTGGGGGTGCGGCACCACGGACCGGGCTCGGCCCGAGCCGTCCGTGCGGCCCTGGACGCCGCCCGCCCGCGGGCCGTGCTCATCGAGGGCCCCCCGGAGGGTGACGCGCTCCTCCCGCTGGCCGCCGACGAGCAGATGCGCCCGCCGGTCGCGCTGCTCGCCCATGCCGTCGACGACCCGGGGCAGGTGGCGTTCTGGCCGCTGGCCGCGTTCTCCCCCGAATGGGTCGCGATCCGCTGGGCGCTGGCTCATGACGTGCCGGTCCGTTTCATCGACCTGCCCGCGGCGAACTCGCTGGCCATGACGCGGGAAGCGGAACGCCAGGACGACCCGGACGGGAACGGGAACGGGAACGGGGAAGGGGAAGAGCGAGGCGACGGAGAAGGGGCAGGGGAAGCCGGCTCGGGGACACTCGCCGGCGGTTCGCCCGCCCGCGCTCCGATCGACCCCATCGGCGTACTGGCCGAAACAGCGGGTTACGACGACCCGGAGGCCTGGTGGGAGGACGTCGTCGAACACCGCACCCAGGACGGCGAGGCCGCCGACCCGCGGGCTCCGTTCGCCGCGCTCGCCGAGGCCATGACCGCCCTGCGCGAGGTGTACGGCGACGGCGGCCATCCCCGGGACACCGCCCGCGAGGCGTACATGCGCATCCAACTGCGCAAGGCAGCAAAGGAGTTCGGTGAGGACATCGCCGTCGTCTGCGGCGCCTGGCACGTACCCGCGCTCGGCACGAGGACCACGCTCGCCGCCGACCGGGCCCTGCTCAAGGGGCTCCCCAAGGTCAAGACCGAGCTGACCTGGGTGCCCTGGTCGCACCGTCGGCTCGCCCGGCACAGCGGTTACGGGGCGGGCATCGACTCGCCCGGCTGGTACGGGCACCTCTTCGACGCCGCCGACCGCCCGATCGAGCGGTGGATGACCAAGGTCGCCGGGCTCCTGCGCGACGAGGACCGGTTCGTCTCGTCGGCCCACGTCATCGAGGCCGTCCGGCTCGCCGAGACCCTGGCCGCCCTGCGCGGCCGCCCGCTCGCCGGGCTGAGCGAGACGACCGACGCGATCAGGGCCGTGATGGGCGAAGGCTCCGATGTGCCGCTCGCGCTCGTACGGGACCGGCTGATCGTCGGCGAGACACTCGGTGAAGTGCCGGACACCGCCCCCGCCGTCCCCCTGCAACGCGACCTCACCCGGCAGCAGCGCACGCTCCGGCTCAAACCGGAGGCGCTGGAGCGGGAGTTGGAGCTCGACCTGCGCAAGGACACCGACGCGGCCCGCAGCCGGCTGCTCCACCGGCTGCGGATCCTGGCCGTCGGCTGGGGCGAGTCCGCGACCGGCCGGGCGAGCACCGGCACCTTCCGGGAGAGCTGGCGGCTGCGCTGGGAACCCGAGCTGTACGTACAGGTCGCCGAGGCCGGGACCTGGGGCACCACCGTGCTCTCCGCGGCCACCGCAAAGGCCGAGTTCCAGGCGACCTCGGCGACCGGGCTCGCCGAGGTCACGGCGCTGGCCGAGCAGTGCCTCCTCGCGGAACTGCCCGACGCGCTGCCCGTGGTCATGACGGCCCTCGCGGACCGTGCCGCGCTCGACGCCGACGTCGGCCACCTCGCCGACGCCCTGCCCGCACTGGCCCGCACCCTGCGCTACGGCGACGTCCGGTCCACGGACACCGCGGCGCTCGGCGGGGTCGCGGCCGGGCTCGCCGAGCGGATCTGCGTCGGACTGCCACCCGCGTGCACCGGACTCGACGCCGACGGCGCCGCCGAACTCCGCCGCCGGGTGGACGGGGTCCACACCGCGATCGGCCTGCTCGGCGAGGCCGTTCGGACGGACACCGACGGGGACGGGCTGCGCGAGCGCTGGACCGCCGTACTGCACAAGCTCGCCGCCCGGGACACGGTCGCGGGCGTCATCCGGGGCCGCGCGGCCCGTCTGCTGCTCGACGAAGGACGGCTCGCGGAGGACGAAGCGGCACGGCTGATGGGCCTGGCCCTCTCACCCGGCACACCCCCGCCCGACGCCGCGGCCTGGATCGAGGGGTTCGTCGGCGGAACCGCCGGGGGAGGCATGCTCCTCGTCCACGACGAGCGACTGCTCGGCCTGGTCGACGCCTGGCTCACCGGGGTTCCCGCCGACACCTTCGCCGATGTGCTGCCTCTGCTGCGCCGCACCTTCTCGGTGTACGAAGCGGGCGTGCGACGCACACTGGGCGAGCTCGTACGGCGCGGTCCGGCCGCCGGGGGACCGGCCGCCGGCGCCGACGGCACCACGGCCGCGGTGCCCGGCTTCGGCCCCGGACTCGACGGGGCCCGGGCCGACGCGGTGGTACCGGTACTGCGGCTCCTGCTCGGTCTGGACACCGGCACCGGCACCGGCACCGGCACCGGCACCGGCACCGGCACCGGCACCGACGCCCACATGCACACCGTCATCGGCACAGGCACAGGCACAGGCACAGGCACAGGCACAGGCACAGGCACAGGCACAGGCGTAGGCGTAGGCGTAGGCACCGACACGAATCCGGTCCCGGGCGGCGTCCACCCGGGCGAGCGTGCCGAGAACGTCAAGGAACCGGAACCGCTGGGGGCAACGGGATGA